DNA from Prosthecobacter debontii:
CTACGCTGATGGCTGCATCCAATGCCGCCGGTGTCCGGGCCTCCAGGCTGCGCAGCGAGTTCTTGATCTTGCTCCACATCTTCTCAATCGGGTTGAGGTCCGGCGAGTAAGCTGGAAGGAAGCGCACCTCGGCTCCCACCGCCTCGACAAGCCTCTGGACTTCTGGACTCTTATGCACCGACAGATTGTCCATGACCACGATATCTCCCGATCTCAACGTCGGGCAGAGCACCTGCTCAATGTAAGTGACAAAAGCTGCCGTG
Protein-coding regions in this window:
- a CDS encoding transposase — its product is TAAFVTYIEQVLCPTLRSGDIVVMDNLSVHKSPEVQRLVEAVGAEVRFLPAYSPDLNPIEKMWSKIKNSLRSLEARTPAALDAAISVAFSKVTAKDAMGWFASCGYSII